The Vibrio chagasii genome includes a region encoding these proteins:
- a CDS encoding MipA/OmpV family protein: MKRKISPKLISYGTILLSNAFLANSVAWAAEEQEWGIAAMFRTASIPYDTSGGDKTVSSFVPMLFFKNDYVFIDGTEMGAYLYQTEDEKWSFNAISRMRFIDIPASAQNAIEGDTADYGGQLTYQLDEQWAVETEIMSDSEFNLHSNLRAKAKYETGDWEFYPSATLRYKSADFNSEYYSAAGQSIGAGVDLNLGVEARYHVISNLYLLGSTSVTRLDDNAYDSSIIEDRYQGELYLGFGFFNDKEKAPKPKLSNAPYLRVAHGWATPSNIGDIMKFNTEKDEYNHQLTSFFYGHPLTDEIFGLPLDIYLTPGIAHHWSSEVQSSSTEYIIAIKAYYTFNWPTQWRFGVAEGMSYIDSITYIEGSEMDRKGYTASHLLNYLDFSFDVNVGDLIGKNDLNNLWFGYSLHHRSAIFENASQFGRIKGGSNYNTVYFQYEF, translated from the coding sequence ATGAAGCGCAAAATTTCACCGAAGCTCATCTCGTATGGGACGATTCTATTAAGTAACGCTTTCTTAGCGAATAGCGTGGCGTGGGCTGCTGAAGAGCAAGAGTGGGGCATTGCGGCAATGTTCCGTACTGCCAGTATCCCGTATGACACGTCTGGTGGTGATAAGACAGTAAGTTCGTTTGTTCCGATGTTGTTCTTTAAAAACGACTACGTGTTCATTGATGGCACGGAAATGGGCGCTTACCTATATCAAACTGAAGATGAAAAATGGTCTTTCAATGCCATATCTCGAATGCGCTTTATTGATATCCCGGCTTCTGCACAGAACGCGATTGAAGGTGATACCGCTGACTATGGTGGACAACTGACATACCAGTTGGACGAACAGTGGGCGGTTGAAACGGAAATCATGAGTGATAGTGAATTCAACCTTCACAGCAATTTGCGTGCGAAAGCGAAGTACGAAACTGGCGATTGGGAGTTCTACCCAAGTGCAACACTGCGCTATAAGAGTGCGGATTTTAACAGTGAGTACTACTCAGCTGCGGGTCAGTCGATCGGTGCAGGTGTAGATTTAAATCTTGGCGTTGAAGCGCGTTACCATGTTATCTCCAACCTTTATCTATTGGGTTCAACCAGTGTGACTCGATTGGATGATAACGCCTACGACTCTTCCATTATCGAAGATCGTTATCAAGGCGAACTTTACCTTGGTTTTGGTTTCTTTAATGACAAAGAGAAAGCGCCTAAGCCTAAGTTAAGCAACGCACCTTATTTACGTGTGGCGCATGGTTGGGCAACGCCGTCGAATATCGGCGACATCATGAAATTCAACACCGAGAAAGACGAGTACAATCACCAACTCACATCATTCTTTTATGGCCACCCTTTGACTGATGAGATCTTTGGTTTGCCGTTGGATATCTACTTAACGCCAGGTATCGCTCACCATTGGAGTTCAGAGGTTCAATCCAGTAGCACGGAATACATCATTGCAATTAAAGCGTACTACACCTTCAACTGGCCAACTCAGTGGCGATTCGGTGTCGCAGAGGGTATGTCTTACATAGATTCGATTACTTATATCGAAGGCTCTGAAATGGATCGTAAGGGCTACACGGCAAGCCACCTGTTAAACTATTTGGACTTCTCATTTGATGTGAACGTCGGTGACCTTATCGGTAAGAATGACCTCAACAATTTATGGTTTGGTTACTCACTGCATCACCGATCGGCGATCTTTGAAAATGCGTCCCAGTTTGGACGTATCAAAGGTGGCAGTAACTACAACACGGTTTACTTCCAATACGAGTTCTAA
- a CDS encoding antibiotic biosynthesis monooxygenase family protein, with the protein MKHIIKYGLALGAISVSALVSANPVVLINTFSVEPAHEAATLAYWESARDVLVQQPGYISTTLHRALSTDATYLYVNVANWESQKHFIDAISVMREELPALNLEGVTANPNLYEVIRN; encoded by the coding sequence ATGAAGCACATTATTAAGTATGGATTGGCACTGGGGGCGATAAGCGTCAGTGCGTTGGTTTCGGCAAACCCAGTTGTATTGATAAACACTTTTTCAGTCGAGCCAGCCCATGAAGCCGCGACTTTAGCGTATTGGGAAAGTGCTAGGGACGTGCTAGTCCAACAACCCGGTTATATCTCTACTACATTACATCGAGCGTTAAGTACAGACGCCACTTACCTTTACGTAAACGTCGCAAACTGGGAAAGCCAAAAACACTTCATAGATGCTATCTCTGTAATGAGAGAGGAGCTACCTGCTCTTAATCTTGAAGGCGTTACTGCAAACCCTAACCTTTACGAAGTCATCCGAAATTAA
- a CDS encoding 3'-5' exonuclease, with translation MNHNRVVCFDLEMCCWSENGVGTTGEIIEVGLAEIDLASGTIVKRAQYYVKPEKDEVSQFCAELTGITPRKIEKQGRPLESVIKSMIKNFGGPNKIYAAWGRDDLILHKECQEKGIEPPFSEFINIATLYRVQNRLKDKRIGHRAAQEAKDIEWEGRQHSGYVDAYNLAKLALTML, from the coding sequence ATGAATCACAATCGAGTGGTGTGTTTCGATTTGGAAATGTGCTGTTGGAGCGAAAATGGTGTAGGAACAACAGGCGAGATCATTGAAGTGGGTCTTGCTGAGATTGATCTAGCATCTGGAACCATCGTGAAACGAGCGCAATACTACGTTAAGCCAGAAAAAGACGAAGTCTCTCAGTTCTGTGCCGAGCTAACCGGCATTACTCCACGCAAAATCGAAAAGCAGGGTCGTCCGCTAGAGTCAGTCATCAAATCGATGATCAAGAACTTCGGTGGTCCTAACAAGATCTATGCTGCGTGGGGACGCGATGACCTGATTTTACACAAAGAGTGTCAAGAGAAAGGCATCGAGCCACCATTTAGCGAGTTCATCAACATTGCGACGCTTTATCGCGTGCAGAACCGCTTGAAAGACAAACGCATCGGCCATCGAGCGGCTCAAGAAGCAAAAGACATCGAGTGGGAAGGTCGCCAGCATTCTGGTTATGTTGATGCTTATAACTTGGCAAAGCTTGCTCTGACGATGCTTTAG
- a CDS encoding sensor domain-containing diguanylate cyclase: MPHTTDPLTGLKRRTLPLVVFSVSFLITVLCFILVALNQNHALNMNLDSFAKHQTLSLEAFIDNDVAYIGSGANFFYSNDPENWDKFDRFAQQTINGSKSLIGLQWMQKVAADEIAEHTAKMEAKYPSYRLFTIPKHEPKTYGYQLDGGPAFIATDIYPNTEANDRVIGFYSARERFKRIVENIKQTRQANISDKVRLIQDGLTQDTPKTGMLVYHPVFEGESDNLLGVVIGVVRTTYYFENLLASTVGDMDVYIRVTDTGFEAEDSPILFETQGYAGVTGHHITKTIELTNRNWKIDYKIDSCISFYGYLVLIGIALVGTTISLLLAYIVNMQIREKERLYRMLDKRTEELRFLANHDSLTEIYNRRAFNKMFDRAVKRSESFSLIGFDVDKFKSINDKFGHPAGDALLVHVIKLISVNLKEGDNLFRLGGDEFCIISSISNHEALDRYLQCILNTVSHSHCEHKGQQLSCTLSIGAAIHTSEDTEELLQKTDNMLYQSKSNGRNRGTIAG; encoded by the coding sequence ATGCCACACACTACCGACCCACTAACAGGGTTGAAGAGACGGACGCTCCCACTGGTCGTATTTTCGGTCAGTTTTTTGATAACAGTGTTGTGTTTTATACTCGTCGCACTTAACCAAAATCATGCTTTAAACATGAATTTGGACAGTTTTGCTAAACACCAAACACTGAGCTTGGAAGCGTTTATCGACAATGATGTGGCCTACATAGGTTCGGGTGCAAACTTCTTCTATTCGAATGATCCTGAAAATTGGGACAAGTTCGATCGATTCGCACAGCAAACCATTAACGGTTCAAAGAGCTTGATTGGCTTGCAGTGGATGCAGAAAGTTGCGGCAGATGAGATTGCCGAACATACCGCGAAAATGGAAGCAAAGTACCCATCTTACCGACTGTTCACCATCCCTAAACATGAACCCAAAACCTATGGTTATCAGTTAGATGGTGGGCCTGCTTTTATTGCTACCGATATTTACCCGAATACTGAAGCGAATGACAGAGTGATTGGATTCTACTCTGCACGCGAGCGATTTAAGCGTATTGTTGAAAATATTAAACAGACGCGCCAAGCGAATATCTCGGACAAAGTACGTCTGATTCAAGATGGTCTAACTCAAGATACGCCTAAGACAGGCATGCTGGTTTATCACCCTGTGTTTGAAGGCGAAAGTGATAACCTACTTGGCGTTGTGATTGGCGTGGTTCGTACCACTTATTACTTTGAAAACCTGCTGGCATCAACTGTCGGTGATATGGACGTGTACATTCGCGTTACGGATACCGGGTTTGAAGCTGAAGACTCCCCAATTCTATTTGAAACTCAAGGTTATGCGGGCGTAACAGGTCACCATATAACTAAGACTATCGAATTGACCAACCGAAATTGGAAGATCGATTACAAGATAGACTCTTGTATCTCATTTTATGGCTACCTTGTACTAATTGGTATCGCGCTCGTCGGAACAACCATCTCACTGTTGTTAGCGTACATCGTGAATATGCAAATCAGAGAGAAAGAGCGCCTGTACCGCATGTTAGATAAAAGAACAGAAGAGCTCCGATTCCTTGCGAACCACGATAGCCTAACTGAAATCTATAACCGACGAGCTTTCAATAAGATGTTTGATAGGGCGGTTAAGCGAAGTGAGTCATTTAGCTTGATTGGGTTTGATGTCGATAAGTTTAAAAGCATCAATGACAAGTTTGGTCACCCTGCTGGTGATGCTTTGCTTGTGCATGTCATCAAGTTGATTTCGGTAAACCTGAAAGAAGGGGATAACCTTTTCCGTTTGGGCGGAGATGAATTCTGTATTATTTCGAGCATCTCAAATCATGAAGCGCTAGACCGCTACTTACAATGCATACTAAATACAGTAAGCCACTCTCATTGTGAGCATAAAGGGCAACAGTTAAGCTGCACATTGAGTATTGGTGCCGCGATTCATACCAGTGAAGATACAGAAGAATTGCTGCAAAAAACAGACAATATGCTTTATCAAAGTAAGTCAAATGGCCGAAATCGAGGCACAATTGCAGGCTAA
- a CDS encoding winged helix-turn-helix domain-containing protein produces the protein MNNNKLQEYDLVIELDDRTLINPSLNKVVTLSPSECLLLKHLMDNCSQTLGREFLLTHCWPGRIVTNSSLNVAIKNVRTALKEVGSDCKVITVQKEGYCFVAPENSTVPDSFVAPDSFVASDSSVVSEGFIGSEKSAASEHFAEQDKDISKSASLGDKEDSTRSEFTVLESKSASDLNESADTHGLSENTQAQGKHASSKFMPLVSGLAVSLFIVIILSYLGLFMERASIKGVDVYHDNVELEPELVEDLTSLAKPGVEAIYLHRMGIECGGMQVVVLDESGWHDISADFKSRRCSQGQKEAEKVEGTADEA, from the coding sequence ATGAATAATAATAAATTACAAGAGTATGATTTGGTTATTGAACTTGATGACCGTACATTGATTAACCCGTCATTGAATAAAGTCGTGACATTGTCGCCATCAGAGTGTCTGCTTTTAAAGCATTTAATGGACAACTGCTCACAAACTTTAGGTCGTGAATTCCTTTTAACGCATTGTTGGCCGGGGCGCATTGTTACTAATAGCTCTCTGAATGTCGCAATCAAAAATGTTCGCACTGCTCTCAAAGAAGTAGGGTCCGACTGCAAAGTGATTACGGTACAAAAGGAAGGCTATTGCTTTGTTGCTCCTGAGAATAGTACCGTACCTGATAGCTTTGTTGCGCCTGATAGCTTTGTCGCATCTGATAGCAGTGTCGTATCTGAAGGCTTTATAGGATCAGAAAAATCAGCAGCATCAGAACACTTTGCCGAACAAGACAAAGACATATCGAAATCTGCCAGTTTGGGAGACAAGGAGGATTCTACTCGCTCGGAATTCACTGTGTTGGAGTCAAAATCAGCTTCTGATTTAAATGAATCAGCTGACACTCACGGGCTATCAGAGAATACTCAAGCACAAGGCAAGCATGCATCTTCTAAGTTTATGCCGCTTGTTAGCGGACTCGCGGTAAGTCTGTTTATAGTCATTATCCTGTCTTATCTTGGGTTGTTTATGGAAAGAGCTTCCATCAAGGGTGTCGATGTATACCACGACAATGTCGAGTTAGAACCAGAGTTGGTGGAAGACTTAACCTCACTTGCTAAGCCTGGCGTAGAGGCGATCTATCTCCACCGTATGGGTATAGAGTGTGGTGGCATGCAAGTGGTGGTGTTAGACGAAAGTGGTTGGCACGACATTAGCGCAGATTTCAAATCTAGGCGCTGCTCACAAGGTCAGAAAGAGGCTGAAAAGGTAGAAGGAACTGCAGATGAAGCGTAA
- a CDS encoding tellurite resistance TerB family protein, with product MFNSLTSLFKQLVEGSDLGKTPTASPNLAIASLLCEVAGADHEINESEQEAKLNLLQRLLGITEEESKALLQQAEPQVEQSVSLYDFTSQLRELSQPVRIDLIKAMWEVAHADGEIDPLEDSVIRKTAELLYVDHKDFIKSKLDVLGED from the coding sequence ATGTTTAATTCACTTACATCGTTATTTAAACAGTTGGTCGAAGGCTCTGATTTAGGCAAAACGCCTACTGCCTCACCAAACTTAGCTATCGCCAGTTTGTTATGCGAAGTCGCAGGCGCAGACCATGAGATCAACGAATCAGAACAAGAAGCGAAGTTGAACTTACTGCAACGTCTGTTGGGCATTACGGAAGAAGAGTCGAAAGCCTTGTTACAACAAGCTGAGCCGCAAGTTGAACAATCTGTTTCTTTGTATGATTTCACCTCCCAACTGCGTGAGCTATCACAGCCAGTGCGAATCGACCTGATTAAGGCAATGTGGGAAGTGGCTCATGCCGATGGAGAGATTGATCCACTTGAAGATTCAGTGATCAGAAAAACTGCTGAACTGCTCTACGTTGACCACAAAGATTTCATCAAGAGCAAACTTGACGTACTTGGCGAAGACTAA
- a CDS encoding LruC domain-containing protein → MNNTYTSIILLGTITWSAFSNQVFCAASKNSSTINADGTITITQEIDNNSTPPHYSVPASNRYGFGRYSRHDQDYSWLHDISVPTGAQFTAATLTIYAYDVDSEAHHGENGEYDSISVDGTTLTPGFLQGTNRKWSTTVFDLPVTSLDDGLVEVDLDIDVNRDGWLTTLSYSQVSITYKVIDNSPPFTPNLNWSNSVGNDDNLIVTVTGPTPHDPDSDSVTYHYRWFVDVGQGFYVDDEFVGKSNNSGAILTSSQTADGELWKVQVTAIDSNDLISGIAEISWPEIGDTDGDGIPDENDYAPNDPTIAFYRRTPTDGWYTLSFEDLWPYEGDYDLNDFVTYYALGIYTNANNRVTRFDYEGEAVARGATQENSFAISLLGLDESDVSSLTKTYNGSTDNLSPEMGHDGELVFTVIENITNMLPSNAEYNFYNTQSGDNRDVVPYSISLIINGSTRNINDENFNPFIYKSDHRSQEIHLMNYPNTDLADTDLFGVGADDSSVDYYEYYQTSNGLPWALDIPMSWSHPLERIDTTDAYPDIIEWAQSGGAKNNTWFLSPELNKVW, encoded by the coding sequence GTGAATAATACATATACATCCATTATCTTACTCGGAACGATTACTTGGAGTGCTTTCTCTAACCAGGTTTTTTGTGCCGCGTCCAAAAACTCTTCGACCATCAACGCTGACGGGACTATCACTATCACACAAGAGATTGATAATAACAGTACTCCTCCACATTATAGCGTACCTGCAAGCAATCGATATGGCTTCGGTAGATACAGCAGACATGACCAAGACTATTCATGGCTACACGACATTTCAGTACCTACTGGAGCACAATTCACAGCTGCAACACTGACGATCTACGCTTATGATGTCGATTCGGAAGCACATCATGGTGAAAACGGCGAGTATGATAGCATTTCGGTAGACGGCACCACGCTCACCCCAGGCTTTTTACAGGGCACAAATAGAAAGTGGTCAACCACAGTATTTGACTTACCCGTTACCTCACTCGATGATGGGCTCGTAGAAGTCGACTTAGATATTGATGTTAACAGAGACGGTTGGCTTACCACACTCTCTTACAGCCAGGTAAGCATCACCTATAAAGTAATAGATAACAGCCCACCATTTACGCCTAACCTTAATTGGAGTAACAGCGTTGGTAATGATGACAATCTAATAGTGACTGTGACGGGGCCTACCCCACATGACCCGGACTCAGACTCTGTCACCTACCATTACCGATGGTTCGTCGATGTTGGCCAAGGTTTTTATGTAGATGATGAATTCGTTGGTAAAAGTAACAATAGCGGTGCCATACTGACTTCGAGCCAAACGGCTGATGGTGAACTTTGGAAGGTTCAAGTCACGGCCATCGACTCCAACGATTTGATCAGTGGTATCGCTGAAATATCTTGGCCAGAAATTGGCGATACTGATGGGGACGGCATACCGGACGAAAATGATTATGCTCCGAATGATCCAACGATTGCCTTTTACAGACGGACGCCTACTGACGGATGGTATACTTTAAGCTTTGAAGACCTATGGCCTTATGAAGGCGATTATGATCTCAATGATTTCGTTACTTACTACGCTTTGGGAATATATACGAATGCAAACAACAGAGTCACTCGTTTTGATTATGAAGGAGAAGCCGTTGCTCGAGGGGCTACACAAGAAAACAGTTTTGCCATTTCTTTACTTGGTCTAGATGAATCAGATGTGAGCTCGTTGACTAAAACTTATAACGGTTCAACAGATAATTTGTCACCTGAAATGGGGCATGATGGAGAATTAGTATTTACGGTCATTGAAAACATTACCAACATGTTGCCGAGTAACGCAGAGTACAACTTCTACAATACACAATCAGGAGATAATAGAGATGTCGTTCCATACAGCATTTCATTGATCATTAATGGTTCTACTAGGAATATTAATGACGAGAATTTCAATCCATTTATCTACAAGTCAGACCATCGTAGCCAAGAGATTCACTTGATGAACTACCCGAATACTGATCTAGCAGATACCGATCTTTTTGGAGTCGGTGCTGACGATTCAAGTGTAGATTACTATGAATATTATCAGACAAGTAACGGGTTGCCATGGGCTTTAGATATACCAATGTCTTGGTCCCACCCCCTTGAAAGAATTGACACCACTGACGCTTATCCTGACATAATAGAATGGGCACAGTCTGGCGGGGCAAAAAACAACACCTGGTTCTTATCACCTGAACTCAATAAAGTGTGGTAG
- a CDS encoding VC1380 family protein: MIGIDRYNEEYSRLNESIVKVSELQNIIDHLPNDSDPDIVMGEEWLPERLINTKLDGEMLFLEFDNAPEENQGDSEGRGFVEHEIAMIREKLEQVLDEPSDTKTKADALLAIFLMGHELSSSEVIEILESTEPDIEPNEHEMAAPQCNAEALND; this comes from the coding sequence TTGATCGGAATAGACCGTTACAATGAAGAATATTCTCGGTTAAATGAAAGTATTGTGAAAGTCTCAGAATTACAAAACATTATAGACCACTTACCCAATGATTCCGACCCAGATATCGTTATGGGTGAGGAATGGTTGCCAGAGCGACTGATCAACACAAAGTTAGACGGTGAGATGCTCTTTCTTGAATTCGATAACGCCCCTGAAGAAAACCAAGGGGACAGCGAAGGCCGTGGCTTTGTTGAGCACGAGATCGCAATGATTCGAGAAAAACTCGAGCAAGTGTTGGATGAGCCTTCTGATACCAAAACGAAAGCCGACGCCCTATTAGCAATATTTCTGATGGGACATGAACTTTCTAGCTCAGAAGTTATCGAAATCCTGGAATCAACAGAGCCAGACATTGAACCCAATGAACATGAAATGGCCGCTCCACAATGTAACGCCGAAGCGCTGAACGACTAA